Part of the Misgurnus anguillicaudatus chromosome 25, ASM2758022v2, whole genome shotgun sequence genome, GATTAAAAGGGACAACCCATACATTGATTACATTTGaccaaacaatgggttaaaacaacccagcataggttaaattatacggttgggttcatccctttttaACCAAACGCAactaaaaataacccagcatttttaagtgTGTTCAATTCTGAAGTATGTGGTTATATAATGTTTAAGCctttttttgtattattaatATGTAACTATTATATTTGGAAGAAGTTTGTATTTCACCTTAATATGAAAGAAACAGCAATGTAATGGAAGCCATTAGCTGGCGTGCAAGCCTTTGTTCCATTGGGCAAGTTGATAGTTTGTTCATGGGTCATCTATGGGTAAAATCAGCAGGGGACACCAAACTGATGGAATGAGCACCTTTTGAGTGTTTTTACACATGCCCTTTTCTGCTGTCATGTTTACCTGCTCAAAGGGGGATGATCTGGAATGCGTTTACAGCTGTCCTTTCTTGCCTGACTGTAACCTTTCTTTCATGTTTATATTGTATTCTGAGGACATTCTTTCTATCTGAAGGGACTGTCCCCTTCTAATGGTTTTAAATGCAATGAATGTATACTTCAAGTTAGACTTGATGACTGCAGTGCCAATAGTAGTATGCTCTGATTTGAAGACTTATGCTAATCGCTATCTGCAATAAAGACTACTGCTTGAGGTAATCCAAGTCTTTGCTAAAAAGGTTTCCAACAAGTATTTGCGGCCTACAGTAGCAGACAGTGGCATTACCTTAGTTTGTTCTTTCCTGAGTTGCTTGATAATTGACAAGTTGTCGCTATCCTTTGCCCTTTCTTCACGTAACCGCCCGACGACAGCAGAGGTCTCTGTAATACATGCCTTTATTGCCTTGTCTCTAGAAAGATGAGCTTCCATAAGCTGGAAAACATACAGAAAGTACAGAAGAGGCATTTGAATCAAGTCACGGACCATGAAAACCTATAAATGACTCAGACGTCAAGTATAGAATTAAACACATACAGACTCATAGAGCTCTTTGCAGGTCTGTGTGGCATCCACTTTGCCTGAAAAGGATACAGTGGGCACAGTGGTATTAAGTGCATGGACAATTCTGTCATCTATAGTGCGCATCGCTTTTAAAACTTCCTAAAAGACAAAATAGCACAGAATAAAAATGTTATTGCATTGCAAAGCATGACACTGTGGCATgtaaatacaaattaaacattttcaatcATCTTGAACTGTTATTCTATATATCTTTGCATCAATATTTCTTGTACACGTGCAGTCGCGCACTCTGCAAAGTCATTTAATAGTTTGAAAGTGAAAAATCACACAACACAAGATAAATCAACAGAAAGATTAAAGCACATTAACTGTATACATAACTGCACATTCTTTAAAACTTTTAGTACCAAAGCCACAAATattataaagtaaaaatatctaggaaaagttaaacaaaattattattataaaacaataaaattattgtttttacatattactgattgtcttttaaataaattaaaatggtaaaaatcattaaacatatttctaaaaatgtaaaaaaaattatttaaaaaatatagaaCATATAAACAATGTCTATTATTAACATACATGTAtgcatatataatatttatataattgaATAATATATGCATAAATTACTGTTGTTTAACAACTTCTAGCGTTATTAAACACACAACGTCCCAACACTCATGTTTGCTGTGCACATTGAACCGCACTAGACCACCGACGGCCAGTCTTTCATTCAACCTTCATCTgataacaaatttacaatataattacaaaatattaGTTTGTGCTAAAGAAAGCTACCTTTCGTACTTCCTGTTGCGCGGACagatacttttaaaaaatttacCTGAAACATTGAAAAGTCCTCACAGTTCAGAGATCCACCGGGCGCCGCCATAGTGGACAAAAAGGGTCCTGCGTGTTGAGGGTGCCCGAACACTGCCTGAATTATACTTTATACAATGgagatgttttaacatttactgATTACTATTACTgatatttattcagtttttttctcGTTGTAATATTGCCGTTGAGCAATTAAAAAGAATGTACTTTCCTCACGATAAAAAATAATCAAGGTTAAAATTGAAAGTGTAGGTTTCTAGTGCATTATGCAATATACTGCACTATACAGCAATGCAAATATCATTTAGTCTATTATCGAATTCAACTTAAGCACCAACGGCCATTTCTTCTTGTGCATGTAAATGAACAGGCCCTGTTATGAAATATTTTGACAGTTCAGGGTCCTTTAAGGTTACAGGCAGTAGCTTCTGTGCGTATGTACTCTTGCGGCTGCACGCAGCACGAACTGACTTCCAGATAACCCAGAGGAGATATACTATTTGATGTTGTCATTTTGGCACGTTTTCATGGCTTAAAGAACAGCTGTCTTTCTCTTCCGTCGTATTTTTCTCTTCAGAAGACACGATGTTCAATATGATCAGCGGGCCTCGCGCTGCCTTTGGCAGTTTAATAGGTCAGTATATTAGGTTGTTTGTTTTGGAAGCAGCCAGCGTAGATGAAGCTTTCCAGTAAGTTGTCTTAGCCGGGCAGTGGgttactttaaatgcttataaacAACCAAgtaaacacttgatttttattaaatgttgttGAGGTTTCGCTGTTGAGTTACTGTCCTGACACGCACTCGGCATTCAAGTTGTTTACAATAATTGAATCACTCTTACATTCAATCACatcttttacaaaaatgttctaaaaataaatattgttattatttttatataattactGTAATTTTAAAACAGAACAAGTCTGAATCAAGTTtaatagtattttatttataatcgTTTTACAACAGTTACAACGGTACTACCTGATTTTCTGGTTGGTAATTTTCTGATGTGTCATCCTTACATGTCAGGTTTACATTGACAGCTTCGGCTAAGATGTTGTTTGAAACTTTTAATGTGAATGTAACACGAATGCTTATACATTTGTTAGTATAAACAGtattgtatatacatttttagtgAATATCATCATCGAACATCAGCTTGACTTGAAGATAAGttaatgggtctcattcactaagcatgcgtacgcacaaatttgttcgtAAAATTTGCGTAAGGACGTTTTAATTTATAAACCAcgattcaacaaaaatgttcatactaaactttattttaaatgtatgaaaaaaggaagaacaacttagaccacacGTGCGCAAAAATCAtgaacaagaaaaacaaaacaaatatatataacaCAGATATAGTATATGGTCTATGGtatttttccttgttcatgattattgtgCACGTTGGTGTTCCGTTTTTGCACGTACGTGCGCACATTTTACGAACAAATGTGTccgtacgcatgcttagtgaatgagacgtCCTATTTTGATGTTTTCTCGCAGCGCATACGCGGAGAGGTGTACTGAACACCGGTATAAGGAGGCTGTGTATTAAACCTCACGAGGGTCCATCCGCACCCCAACAGGGTCAGTATCTGAATCAAATATCCATGCATACATGTCTCTGTTTGAAAAGGTTATCGTACGTGACATTTTACACAACTTTTGTTCTCCAAACATGTTTCAGCACGCTTTGTTGTTCATTACAATGTTTTACAAAGGCCTTTGTACTTCTCAATATAGCTGCTATAACAAAATTATCTTTTAAAGACCAACATTCCTCCAAAATCTTCAACACTCTCTCCGTTTTGCCCATAGCTCAACGCCCTGGGTTTAAACTACCAGGCTACAGCCCAACAGAATGGGATGTTAAAATGTTGCTGTGGTCTGGGCGATTCAAAACCAGAGAACAGATTCCACAGTTTGTGTCGTAAGTGGTCTATTCCTGTTTACATTGAGATAAACTACCAGCTCCAAGCATGTTGGTTAAAGTTGTTCCAGCCTATTGGACTGCTGTGAGGTTTAAATAAGATTTGCTCCCAATGTACTGTACATACAGGTAATTAGCGTAATTTTTGGTATCTGGAGGGAGATCAGAGTGGGCTTTTGTTTATCATGGTTAGACACGAAACAGAGCAGGCACGTCCTCATTGACCCACCACATGTTGCCCTTAACATGCCCTGAACTCATGTCATAACATTAATCAATTAGACTTGATTTGTCAAAACATCTTAATCATTTGCTCCATATTCGCCAGAGTCTTTATTTCCAAGAGGATCTTTAATGGTGACTCTTTCAAATTTCAGGTTTGAGATGATCGATGCTGCCAGGAACAGAGTTCGTGTGAAGGCTTGCTATATCATGATAGGATTGACTCTTATGGCGTGCCTCGCTATGGTTATCTCAGGCAAAAAGGTAATACTTGATTATAAAAGATGGTCTTGTCTTTGCTTAATACATCGCGATCATATCCTAAAACCAATACCGTCCACAACAGGCAGTAGGTCGGCATGACAACCTGACTGCTCGTAACATGGAGAAGAAGGCTCGTTGGAGAGAAGAAGCAAAGAAAGAGAGGGAGGAGGCTGCTGTTGTCGTTGCAGAGAAAGCCCAGTGAGATCCACCAGAGCCCTGGCTCACTCAACAGCCAGCTATGCCATACAACATTGAGTCCTTGGTGAACTAATAGTAATGATACTTCACAAAGCAAACTAAAGTAGTGTCAAAGTTACTGGTAAATAACAAGGTGTGAGTTTTTCTTATGTGCAATTTTCTATATActtagaataaaataaaaatgtgttgcaGGACTCACTTGTATTTTTCCTTTAGTTAGAAATATGTTTAACAAATTTATTTTCTATTGCTACTATTTAGTAATAACCCTTAAActatatgaaatatataaaagagacGGACATATAAGAAATTTGTTGTGTAGGCCTagttaaaggcacaatatgtaagatttttgcattaaaatatacaaaactactAGCATGGTGTTCATCCTGGTTATAGGCTCGCCGGTCAATGGTGTCAAGTTAACCATAACCATTAACTATAGatgtgttcgactttatgcaCTGTGCAGATcagcttatgacatcacagtttTACAGGAACGATCCAAAAACAGGACTACAGAGATGCTCTCGTGATACGTGTCATACATTGATAAACCTGCGCAGGGCCACATGCGAAAGTAGTATTGTAGTGTCTAGCACGCCATAATGTAAGCCACCTTTATTTAAACCTTTGATGCGTGTTTTGAGTCCCGTCAGACTGATTTCCAGTCAGCAGTGGAGGTAaagacagggttcccacaccttagttaacttcaaattcaaggacctttcaaggactttccaggtccaataccctcaaattcaaggactaaatgtggggacacatttcaagtgagaacaAGGTTACATCGTTTTACCTTTTTagatatattgttacagttccctttcgagggaactctcgctgcgtcactgcggtgacagtTTGGGGAcccctccaggggtaagtgtgtctgaatgtgtatatcaaattcaaccaatggtgaggcttagcgacaaagacagggtgcaggatgcaggaagtatggcaagggagatgcagcgtctcgttcctttctcagggaacaacagttacatacgtaacccgagacgtttttatgtgtcaaacacaactatgcaaaaaagcattttggtataaatcaacattcgcatacagaagatataagcatttaaagtgaacagtttagcacgtgtgcttaaaaagtctagaatttttatgatattatcctacactacacagggaataatatggatttttttccagaaaacttaagtccataaaatagattcatgcactttcaatgacctgtatctatgcatattttaaaaaacttcccagggccttgaatttccccctagattcacaaacttttaaggaccCGTGGGCACCCTGTAAAGACTACAACTCCCATAATTCCATGCTTCTTCACAGCATCATCAAGCTGCGATTTTGGTTTTGTATGACGTCCTCTAGCGAACAAAAGTAGGTAGATAATAAATGTGTTCACAATTATACCTTTATGTCAATAAGGTACATTAAGTGTACTAAAGAATAAAAGTGTGATGACCCTTTGTGAATTGAATAAGTCAAGGAGTTAGTGAAATACCAACCAATCATAAAATACTCGAGCACTGGTCTTCATGAAACAGCGTTTATGCAAATGGCGTAACAGAGAACAGTTACACAATCTCAATACGACAGTAGTATTGAACACAAAGAGTTGGTCATCCCTTGGGAAGAATCTGACATTGAAATAAGAAAACTTCTAAAGTAAACAATCATATATTTTGCACTAAAACCTAACAATTTTGAGTTTAAACTTGCTGatatatttttgtctttaaagtcgatgtgtttgttttgcTCGTCATTTTCCACCTCAATTTTTAAATGTGGATTATGGCACCTTCGGTTGAAAATATTTGAACCCTCAGAAAAATACATTAACATACAaacataataaaacaaaactattttcaaataaacatcCCTCTGCTCTGTATTTTGTCCTCTTATGTTATTCAGAAAATATGGTGTCtcttatatgtgtgtgtgtttgcattcaGCATGATTAGAcattaataataaaagtttGTCTCACACACATCAGGAAGCTACGCCTTTGATTTTGAAAAGCTTGTTAAAATGTACTTATTATCAATGGTGGAAGCTTTGAAGGGGTGGAGTTTTCACAGCAGAATGAGGCAATGACATCGCACTCTTAAATACTTAGTGTTTTAGGTAAATTCATCCTGTAATGCACCACAATTTTCACCTCAATATCCTGAGAAACGATTCGGGCCTAAAATTGACTTCTAAATTTCCAAAAGGGTGTCTGTATTAAACGTAAAGTGCCGATGAAGATGATGCTCGAGTGAAGTATCAAATGGGTAATGCACAGTCTATAGGACCAAAAAGTTAGTCTTCCTGTTATTTTTTCCTCTGTCCAGCAGTCTCGGTAAGTGGTAAGACTCCAACTCCCAGAATTCCAAAGGTGCAAATGAGTAACCCTAAAAGAAGAGGCGGAGCCTATAAAGTTCAGTCATTGTCGGAATGCATGTTAAATGTCCAAAGCAAGAGACTTTCTGAGTCAGAAAAGCCTGGAACCCTCAAGTTCTGGCCGTCTTTGAGCTGTCCTAGTAGACGTCCTTTCGGGTTCTTCGGCGCAGATTAGCTTTGACTTTCAGGGGGGAATTTGGAGACATGCAACACAGTCACACGGTCAGTCCAGTGTTTACCAACATAAAAAGCAGTTGCTTTGCCAAAGTCAGTATTGCAGTCACGTCACACAAGCTGTGCTTTTCCAGCTTCTTTCTCATCAACTCATCACTAGATGCAGTTTTCCTGAATACATGGTACAGGCTCCTGTAACTTATTTACCTTAAATGGGCTGAGTGGATGTGTATGGGATATGCAAGAATTGAgggttaaataaacatttaatgcaGGAGTGAAGGATGTATCGGTGTGGGATATTGAGGTCATATCTAAAGGTCAACTGGTCATCAGGATTCCTGCATCTGGGCATGATGTCACCATTGTTCTGTAGCTCATCCTTCGGGACTGGGCCATTAACACCAAGGAAACAGGACAAGAGGGGGAAATGGGTTGACCGGCAACACAAGCTCTTGTATAATCACACTTGAATTAAAACGTTCATTCTTTGAATCCTTTGCTCTGTTGGGCCGGGGACATCTCGCACCCTTCAGGGTGGATTACTTGGAGAAGAAGGGGAAGGAAGGTGTTAAAGTTGGAAACCATCCATAGGAGCATCACACTGCTGGAAAAGGAACTGTTGCTGCTGGAGATCCACGGCAGGTGCCAGGGCTGGATCTTCATCTTCTGTGTTGAAGTAGCGCTCGATCAGGTCAAAAGCCTTCTGGTAGATTTCTTGGTTTTCATGGCCTTGCAGAAACTCAAGTTTGTCCAACCCTGATAGTAGGCAAAAGAAAATGTACGTTTGATTATAAACATCAATGCATCCAATCAAGACTCAATTATAGGATTAAAGGTTAAAGAGAGTAAACACCTCTTTCTTAATAAGTGCTAACATACCATATGCTTCCTCAATGAGGGCGCAGTAGGGGTTGATGCCTCCACCTCGTTTTGCCTCCAGCTCACCCAATCGTAAGATGTTCTCCAAACCATTTAGGGCCACCTGTACGATCTTTGAATCCATCAGTGTCAGGAGGTCACAAAGGGGTTTGATGCAACCAAGCTCAACAAGATGCCTGAAAGAACAAGCaaaggattgaaatgtaaaGGCCACTTTGGCTTCAAGCATTTGACTTTCCTGTTCCAGTTGTTTGTGATATGGAAAAATATTTCATAGAGATTCAGGGTTCCCATGCCTTAGTtaccttcaaattcaaggacctttcaaggactttcaaggtccaataccctcaaattcaaggactcaatgtggggacacatttcaagtgagagcaaggttacatcgtgttgccttttaagatacattgttacagttccctttcgagggaactcgcgctgcctcactgcggtgacattttgaggacgcctccaagggtaagtccatctgaatatgtatatcaaattcaaccaatggtgaggcttaacaacaaagacagggtgacgcgggagccaggaagtatatcgctatctgaaatattaccAAAGACAGCCTTActgggatgcaggaagtatggcaagggagactcAGTGTCTCATtgccttctcagggaacaacagttacatacgtaaccagagatgttttcatgtgtcaaacacaactatgcaaaaaagcattttggtatgaatcaacattcacatacgaAAGATGTACGAATTTaaagcacgtgtgcttaaaaagtctagaattttaatgatattatcctacactacacacggaataatacacatttttttccagaaaacttcttgcattaaatagattcaagcactttcaatgacctctatctatgtatgtatattttcaaaaacttcccagtgccttgaattttttccccagattcaccaACTTTCAAGAATTACTAGGATCTGTGGAAACCCTGGAGATTACACTCACAAACAGCAGTTTTCTGCcaattacatattttacaagagCATAACTTATTATATAGAATTTTCAATTGTTCCATGATTTTCCTATTCCGTAAAATTCCTATTTCAAAATTCCCTCAAATTTCCATAATCGTGGGAAAGCATTCTAACAGGCCAACAATATGGACCAAATCACTGTAAGACAGCTGAACAGTATTTCATCATTGAGCAATGAACTGTCTGAAATAATGTGgttaatttttacacattttattatttcctGTTGATCAGGAAGTTAGGACATTTAAAGGCGTGTCTTTtttatattgccaatatattgCTGGTAACGTGTTCATGGTAGTGACAAATCTCAAGAAAGCATTCATTTAATGTGTAACCCATCAAGGTTATTAGGGGTGCGACGAGATCTCGCGAGATTAAATATGTATCGCGAGATTAAgtgtgtctcgcgagatttcttgtgtaggtgaaattctggccgtttctcaaataaaagactgcatccttcggaggtcgcatttttaaactgcatttactttataaagactgtcttattagagactaCTAACAATGATGaagtttactaataatttagttaatcgcaaattgttgtaatatgctcacgacttgcgaatgtaatgctcagttaatgatctgaaataaaccttaatgacgtatgcagcctgcatatgcgacctccggaggatgcagctttctgtttgacccttttaggggccagttacaccaaaagcgtttatggcagttgcaggcgcctttttttaaatgatattctatgggcatggagcgtttgcgcgctgaGCGCCATGCGGTTTTTGCCGGCGGCCGCAGCACGCGCCTTTGAAGgaacgctgagagcggagaagcgcccgaagtcattcgcgtctttccattgtccactcgaatgaggggagatgcgggccttacgttgtggtgagggaagtttacagttgctttgaagaaccggactccactcgctcactctctcctgcgtgtttgtgcacctctcacccccaaacaaggtcagagcaagcgtcctctttttaaagtttctgctaatatgacagttaacagcaaagagcgcacgcttcaatatttgattgacaagacagctgactaggtggttgcctagcaatattaaAAGCCGCGTCgactcgcactgctcttttttttaaaaaggcagtgcgtcgcgccttgcgtttccaagcgtttaaagcgtggttggtgtaattagcctcttacagtgcatgcattagcgttatattctgtcttttactgcattcgcttttttgtttgggtttccaataatgttcgtttgggagctcgtatgaagtctgagacgtattgtgtttgtctggtgatcagtgtcagatgtaaagtctcagcagattaaaccatcacagagtttacatgatttaatgtctgcatgttcatttctattataaagaaatggacgtatattaaatattcaaatggatttaaactgtttggctaaaaaataagcgtttctctccgtctaaagtgaaagtaaagaTAGCGTCCGCGAGACGAGTCAACTATCTCCcactgcaggcatttgttataatatatacataatgctttttatttatagaccacaaatgtaatgtgtttgttaatgtaatgttgtttaatgtaacttggttttactactttatttgaaccaattattattgcatcttcgttattatgtaattttaaaggctactgctcacttgggtctatttttattacccaaaaataacaaattacgtcattatcagttagtaaaataattgttagggccagtccttgattagttaaaacatttaaaaataacatgatttcagtttcttattcatttattttatcatcgagggtttcttaaaaagtgtaaaaatatagtctcgtctcgttctcgtgaacccaatctcgtgtctcgtctcgtggattaagtgtctcgtcacacccctaaagGTTATTATTTGTTATAGCATTAGATCTTATATAGCAGATACTTAGTGCTTTATtagagggatagttcacccaaaaatgttaattctgtcatcatttattcactctcatgttgttacaaacctgtatacatttttgttgaTATGATGACCACAAAAGGAAGATATcttgaggaatgtttgaaaccaaaccgaCCACGAGCCCCATTCACCTCCACAATAAtctgttttcctactatggaagtgaatggggctcatgattggtttggtttcaaacatttctcaaaatatcttcctttgaaatcatcagaacaaataaaatgtatacaggtttgtaacaacatgaaagtgaatacatttttaacatgaCCTCGAATGAAAAATAATGGTCTGCATCCTTCTCACCTGATTTGCTCAGAGGAACCACCAGACGTTGCATTTGTGATGGCCCACGCTGCTTCCTTCCTTGTACGAAACTCAGCTACTTGCAGAATATGGATCAATGGAGGGAGCAAGTCTGCATCTATCACCATCTACAATATAAAACAGAAAATAGTGAGAAACATTCACTCAGAGTAATCTAAAAATCCAGCTCTTTCAACAAATCAAACCTGTATTTGTGCACGGTTCCCAGCTGTGATGTTAGAGATGGTCCAACATGCCTCTTTCTTGATGGACTCTTTCGGGCTACTCAACAGGTGAAGAAGACTTTGCAGGGCTGAACAGTTAAGAATCACCTATTCATATAAAAGACACACTCAGATGT contains:
- the fam162a gene encoding protein FAM162B, yielding MFNMISGPRAAFGSLIAHTRRGVLNTGIRRLCIKPHEGPSAPQQAQRPGFKLPGYSPTEWDVKMLLWSGRFKTREQIPQFVSFEMIDAARNRVRVKACYIMIGLTLMACLAMVISGKKAVGRHDNLTARNMEKKARWREEAKKEREEAAVVVAEKAQ
- the mix23 gene encoding protein MIX23 yields the protein MAAPGGSLNCEDFSMFQEVLKAMRTIDDRIVHALNTTVPTVSFSGKVDATQTCKELYESLMEAHLSRDKAIKACITETSAVVGRLREERAKDSDNLSIIKQLRKEQTKLKLMQSELNVEEVVNDRSLKVFNERCRIHYTSPRIK